The DNA window GGTTTGTTTGTTCGCCCTCTCGTCCTGTAATTCTTTGAGTTCATCACCCAGCTCTTTTTCCCTTTCCTGTTTACTGGCAAGACTATCTTCCAGTTCTTTGATTTTTTCTTTAAAGGATTCAATACGACCTTGATGGCTTGATTTTTTCTCATCAAGCTCTTCAATGAGTTCCCTATCATCGCTAATTCTTTTGTTGGCGTATTCAAGGTCAAGATTCAATGAATTGATATTACTGTCAGTATCACGTATACGTCCCTCCAGTCTCTGGATTTCTTCGTTCAGATTATCAGCTTTTTCATTGAGTTCGGGTATTTCAGAATCGGCAAGTTCTTCTTCAAGTTCTGATATTTTCTCATCAAGTTCGTTTTCTTTTTTGGTTTTCTCATCCTTATCTGCAACGACCTTATCCATCTCTTCTTTGAGTTCTTTACGTGATTCTTCTATTTCTTCAAGTTCTTTGTTTTTGGATTCTATGAATTGGGATAGTCGTTCCTCTCTGCTTGAGATTTCCTCAAGTTGCATCTGTTTTTTGGATATTTCATTTTCGTGATTGTTGATTTCCTGCTTAACATCAGAAATCTGGCTTTCAACATCATCAAGTTTTTTGATTGTGTTGTTGCGTTTGGAATCGTATTCGGTGATTTTTTCTGCTATTTTTGTAAGTTTTTCCTTCTCAGCCGCGGCAAATGAAAGACCTGAACGCTGCTGTTTGGACCCGCCACTCATGGCTCCGCTTTTTTCGACAAGTTCTCCATCAAGGGTTACTATTCGGAGTCCGCCCATCAGTTTGCGGGCGTTTTCCAAACTATCCATTACCAGAGTATCTCTGAATACGTACCAGAAAGCAGGTTCAAATTTATCATCAAAATCAATAAGATCTATCGCATAACCAACAACACCTTTTTTATCCGAGAGGTCTTTGTAAGGTCTGCGTTTTTCAAGTTTTGTTAGAGGGAGAAATGTTGCTCTTCCAGCTTTATACCGCTTTAAATATTCGATTGCTTCTGATGCATCTTCATCATTTTCAGTAACAACAGCCTGCATACGTCCGCCTGCAGCTATCTGAAGAGCGGTAGAATATTTTTCGTCTGCCTGTCCCAGTTCAGCAATAGTTCCATAGATTCCCTGAAGTTCCTTGTTATTTTTTGCAGATATGACCGTATCAACCGCTTTTGAGTATTTGCTGTTTTCCTCTGCAGCACGGACTCGGGCTTCAACTTGTGCATATTCCTGCTGGTGCTTTCGGAGTTCTTCTTCATGTTCATTCAATATTTCTTTAAGCTGGGAGCGGTTGCTTTCAAGGTCATCGAGGTCTTTGTTCAGTGACTCGATTTTTTCGTTCAGTTTATCAATTTCATGTTGAACAGAGCGGGTATCGCTATCTGAAGATTCGATTTTTTCTTTAGAATCTTGTATTTCGTTTTCTATATCCCTTTTTTCTGCGGATTTACGTCTTACTGCATCAAGCAAACGGTTTTCTTCGCGAATCAGTTCACTTTTTTCATTCTTAATTTGTTCACGTTCATTTTTGAGTTCAGACAGTTTGTCCCGGGTTTCGGCAAATTTGGCATCAACATCATTGATTTTGCTCTGCAGAAGTTTCAGTTCGTTTTTACGTTCGCTGAGTTCAGAATTGATACTTTCTTTGCGTATTTCTTCATCATTGATTTTTGATTCAAGTTCTTCAACCTTAGATTTTGCATCATCAATATCTACAAGGGTCTTACGTCGTCGGGTATCTATGTCCTGTATTTCGTTTTCAGCAATTTCAATACTGCCATTACACCTTGAAATCTCTCCCCTTATCTCTTCAATATCCTTTTTTATCTGGATTTGTTCCTTTTCACCCATATTCTGGATTTGGTTTGTAAGGTCAGAGAGGGTTTTTTCAAGTTCTTGTAGCTGTTCATTCTTTTCATCCAGTGATTTTTGTAGTTCTTCTACTGAATTGTTCTTGGATTCAATATCACTGTTTACAGATTCAAGCTCTTTTTTTGCATCCTTTAATTTTGAAAGGATTACAAAACCTTCATACTTTGCTTTTTCCTGTTTCAATGATTGGTATTTAAGTGCCTGATCCCGTTCATCCTTGAGTTTATCAAGCTGATTGTTAACTTCTTCGATTATAATGTCTACTCTTTCAATGTGTTCTCGAACGGTTTCAAGTTCATTCATCGCTCTTTCTTTTTTATTATCAAATTCGGATACACCCGCGATTTCATCGATGATTTTTCTCCTTTCTACAGGGGTCATGGTTATAATCTGGGTGACATCTCCCTGCATGACAACATTGTATCCTTCGGGTGTAACTTTTGCTTTGGCGAGATAATTATGAATGTCTTTCAAACTTACAGATTTTCCATTAAAATAAAAATAGCTGTAATACCCACTTCCCGTTTCCTTTATTTTTCGCGTAATCTCAACTTCATCAGCTTCCACAGGCATTTCATTGTCTGAGTTGTCAAAACGGATTTTAACCTGTGCGTACTGTGGCTTATTACTGGAATCGGGATTATAAATCAGGTCTGTAAGTTTTTCAGCACGCATAGTTCTTGAATTGGACAGACCCAATGCAAACAGGATACCATCAATTATGTTTGATTTGCCACTTCCGTTTGGTCCGGATATGGTTGTAAAATCATCAAAAAATGGTATCTTTACCTTTTTACCAAAGGATTTGAAATTCAGGAATTCAATTTCCTTTATGTACACGTGCAACCTCTTTAAAAATTATTTGTCATTAGTGATAATTTCAGCATCTTCGTCTTCTCTATGTTCAACTTTTTCTTCAGGTTCGGGATTATGAGTAGATGAATCATCTCCATCGGCAACAATATATTCATTGCTTTTTCTTTTCGGTCTTCCTTTTTTTGATGAGCCCTTTTCTCCACTCTCAGCAATTATATATTCAGAACTGTTTTCCATAGTGGGATTTTTCTTGTGGTTTTTCTCCCCACTTTCAGCAATTATATATTCGGGTTCTACAGAAACGTTGTTTTCATTTTCTTGTTGCTCTTGAGGTTGTATAGTATCGATTTCCTGTATTTGTGTATAACTACCAGAAGCACTTTCATCAATGTTCTGGTCTTTTCTTCCTGTAAATTTTTTTGTATATTCTGATATTTTTGATCCTGAGGTTTCGCCTGAAAAGCCTGCATAGCCGCTATCAATACCGTTAGAATCAAGGGATTTTGTATTTGAAGAATTACCAGATTCATAGCCATTCGAGGTTGGAGTTTGGGATTGATTTTCGAGATTTTTAAGAATTGATTTTTGGTCCAGCAATTCTTCCATCATGCCTTCAAGTGTTTTTCCAAGTTCCTTGACCTTATCTTCAATTTTGCTCACACGTTTCTCCAGTTCTTCTACATTTTCTGTTGAGCCGTTGTTTTCAAGGTTGTTAATATCAAGCTCCTGATGAATTTCCTCGATGATTGAATCTTTGAGTGAATCTTTTATTTTTTTGATTTCCTGCTCTTTATCAGCGACCTGTTTTTCAAGCCTTTCAATAACAAAATCCCTGTTTTCATTGCCCATATTTTATGTTACCTCGTAAATTCATTCATCCCTCAAATTTTATATATTTAATCTTATAAGATTTTTATGTACGTAGAGATATGATATAAGTTGTGGTTGTTTTTATTTTGCAGAAATCATGGATGTATTTGTAACAGGGTCTTTTTCCACCTGATATACGTAATCAGCAGAATCGATTAAACTTTCGTCATGGGATACTATCAGAATCTGTCCTACTCCAGAATCCCTCATCATATCAATAAGTTTTATAAGCTGGTGGATATGCCCTCTGTCAAGGAAAACAGTCGGTTCATCAAGTATTAGAGGTGGCAATTCTGAACTGCTGGAACTGTTGCTGACACCATATGATAAGAGCCTGTAAATGGCACATCTAAGAACCAGATTGAATATTGCCCGTTCTCCACCACTTAATAGTTTGGGGTCAAGCGGGGTGCCGTCTTTTTCATAAATGGTGAAATTATAATCAGAATCGAGCCGTATATGTGAGTAAGCATTGTTGGAATACATGAAAGTGAATATTTCATTTATCAATGAATCCAGTGCTTTTATATTCTTCTCACGGAGGTTGGCACGGATACGCATATACATATTTTCAAGAGATTCAGAATCTTCATAGACACTATTAAGGTAATTTTTTTTATTTTCCAGATATTGTAAATCTTTGTGCAGGTTGTTCAGGCGGTTAATTTCGTTTTCCAGTCGACCGGCTTCTTTGAGAACGCTGTCTTTATCCTGGTATAATTTATCAATTTCGTTCGTAATGTTTTGATGGGCGCTTTCATATTGTTTGAGTGTTTTTCTCAAACCATCTATGTCAACATCACCCATTTTATCCTTTATTTCTTTTAACCGCTCTCTGCGTTCTGTAATTTGGCTGTCAAGTAGAGATGCGTTATCTTGGTTGCTTTTTATCTTGTATTCCAGCTGATTTATATCGCTCTGGATTTTTTCGTATTCGTTGAGGTTGTTTCGGATATTTTTAACAATATCAAGACTATTCAGAACTTTCTGATGTTCTTTTCCTGCAGTCTCTTCTTTTTGTTTCAGGGTCAATATTTCTTTGTTAAGTTCATCGATTAATCCATTGACTTCCTTTTTGCGGTTTTCAAGTTCATTGATATTTGTTTTTTCCTCTTCTATGTTGTTGTTATAATCTTCTATCTGTTTTTTTAGCGATTCGATTTTGTTCTGGATTATCTGTATCTCATTTTGACTATCGTTGATAGTTTTACTGTATTTTCTGGCGGTTTTTACTTTTTTCAGTCTCTCCTGCACACTTTTTAAATCTTCTCTGGTTTTTGAAAGCTGTTCCTCGAGGGATTTTTTCTGTTTTTCATCCTCTGATGTAGATTCTTCAATGCTGGAGTTTTTCAAATCCTGTCCGCATGTGGGGCATTTACCCTTTTCGAGCAATTTTTTATGTTCGTTTAAACGTTTTTCCACTTCTGATATCGAGGTCTGGAGTTCACGTTCTCTGCCATGAAGGTCTTTTTGCTGGTCGTTTAGAAGCTCCATAGTGTCATCGATGTTGTCCAGTTTATCCTCGGTAAATCCAAGGGATATTGCGTTTTCAAGCGCAGTCTTTTTCTTGTTTTCCCATTCTTTCATGGAAATTTCAAAATTTTCGATTTCTTTTTGAACCGATTCTACGGATTCTTTCTTTTTCTGGATATTTTTATTACTTTCAGTAATCTGTTTGTCAATATCTTTTAAGGTATCATTTTTGAGTTTCAGTTCATTTTCCTTGATAGCCCGGTTACTGGATACAGTATTCAGATTTTCTCTTGCAACCCGTTCTTCTTCTTCCTTTTTATTTACAGTGTTTTCAATGTCATCAATATTGAAATCGATTTGGTTTTCAAGTTCTGAATTTTTATCTTGGAGTTGTTTTAAATACTGGCGCTTTTTGCTGATATCTGCTTTTATATCCTCGATATCCTTATACATCTGGGTTTTTTTGGTGTTGAAATCCTGAATTTCTTCGTTTATCGATTTCTTTTTCTCTTCCAGTTCTGAATAGGTAGTAATACTGTTATTAAGTTCATCGATTTTGGATTTGGCGCTATCTTTTTTCTGATTGAGTTCATCGATTTTGGACTGTATATTTTTGGATTTTTCTCTGAGTTTGTTCAGGTTTTCATAGGGGTTTTCATTTTTAATCTTTTCAATTTCAGACTCTGTGTTTTTGATTCGATTATCCACATCTCTTAAATGCCGTTTTACACCTTTTTTAGCATTGCTGGCTCGTTCTCGATAATGTTCCAGTTTTCCGATTTGTAATAGGTCATCGATCATATTCTGGCGTTCTTTAGGGGTTGCATTAATGAGTATATCAATTTCACCCTGCCTTATGTACACACAATTTCTGTACGCTTCTTCATCCATGTTGAGTAATTTGCAAACAGCATCATAAGTCTGGGTAGCTTGGTCTACCACTATATTACCATTGGATTTAAATACGGATTTAGAATTGTAAGCCCTATCATTTTTAGTATCGTATCTGAAACCCTGCTCGATTATGTATTCATTTCCATTTTGTTCCAGTTCCAGATATATACTGGCTTTTGAAGCACCCTTGCGTATCATATCTGCCAGAACATATTCTTTTGAAAGTGTCCTGCTTCCAAAAAGCCCGGTAAAAAAAGCCTCAAGTAGACTGGATTTTCCACTCCCGTTAGCACCGGATACTACTGATACACCATTGTTAAATGAAAGGTCGAGATATTCATAACTTCTAATGTTTTCGACATATAAACGTTTGAGTTTCATAGATAATCTCCAAGATTGTGCTGTTTGGGTGCGGATTTTTTATGTGTTGCTTTTTTCTTTTGATGTTTTTTATTATCTGTTCTATCTTCAACCCAGTTGTAACCAGAATTCTCTAAAACATTGTTAGGTTTGTTTTTTGTATCATCTTTTATAACGTCTGAAGGTTGTTCTTTATTGTAGTTTTCAGATGATTCGGTTGTTACTGATGTCTGCTCATTTTCAGATTCATTTTTTTTATCGGTTATTGTTCCTGTTTCTATAGGATTATCTTTATTATCCTGACTGTCGTTACTGTGATCCTTACAGGGTTCATTTTGATTCTGGGTTTCAGTATTAGAAGAAGATGGGACAGGGTTTGTGAAATCGATATCTTCAAGTAGTTTTTCCATCTCGTCATCAATTTTTGAATCTATGTTACTTTTAACAATTTTCATATCCCGTACAATTTCATCTACCAGTAATCCGCCTTTTGTAAGGTTCATATTTTTGAGTTCTTCCCTGACAGCTTCGTCTGGGTCTGAAAATGAAACATCCATTGATATCTCGTCCAGTTCATCGCTGCCGGTTCTCAAATCCCTTATTCTTGGGACAAGAGCACCCTGGTTTAACAGATAATCTTCTATTTCACTGTATGATATTGTGATGTTTGGATCACCAGAAATTTCTACAATGGTAACACTGTTTTCGATATTGTATTCTTTAACAGTATTGAAAATATCATCATATGCATTATCTTTGTCTTTTATCGTAACAGGTATAAATTCGAAATCACGAGTTGGGAGATTACGTCTGCTGATATCTATACCTGAATCGTTTATTGTAACAATATTGTAGGAGCGTGTTTCACGTTCTGATGAACTGGTACGTTCGGTACTCCCGCAGTATGTGACCCATGTATTGTTTACGTCTATCTTTTCATGTTTGTGATAATCTCCAAGCAGAATGGCATGTACATCAAATGGAGTATATTCAATCACCTCTTCACAATCCCATTCTCCAAAGGCAAATGGTTTCATGAGTTGATGCATTACAAGAAGGTTGTATTGTGAATTATTAGAATAATTATTAAAAACAGAATAGTCGAAATAGGGGATTTTTGATTTTGGAACACTATCGATTCCAAAGATACTAACCTCGTCTATTTTATAAGGTTCGTATCCGAGCCTTACAGCAATACCCATCTTTTCAAAAAGGTCAAGCCATTGAGTGTGCTGTTTACTTTCATGGTTGCCTACAATAGCCAGAAATGGGATATTCGATGATTTCAAACGTGAAATAATCCTCATAGTTTCCAGTATATCTTCAAGTGTTGGGTTTCTTGAATCAAAAAGGTCTCCAGCGTGTACAACAGCATCAACCTGCATTTCAATGGCGTCATTTATAACAGTGGAAAAAGCATCAAGAAAATCCTGTCGGCGAGATTCGCTCTGGTATTGGCGGTAGCCTATATGTGTATCAGCAGTGTGGAGTAATTTTATTTCACGTCCCATGTTTGATTCTATAGGAATCTCAACACTTTTAAGGTTGATGTATTTTTTCCATTAGCTTACAATAAATTTTAAATGATGAGTGTAATTTTATCCAGATTTTGATACCAGCAGGCTTTTGTATCTTGGATACCAGTCTTTAAAATCCATGACGTAATTGACTCCACAGATTTTGTTTATAAAGATGAAGAAAACCACGATGTCTTTAGCATCGTGGTATGATAAAGAGTCAAAAAAATATAAGTATTTTGCTAAACGATTGTATAATGTATGTATCTGACCCAGAAGAATCATCTCCGTGCTGATAAACAGACCTATGAAACTTTGAAGAGGTTGACCAAGCTGTCCAAGAACCTGTACAATTTCACATTGTATACGATTAGACAATACTTTTTCAACCATGGTAAATATCTCAATAAGAATACTGCTTATCATACGGTTAAAGAGAACGACAACTACAAGCTTCTG is part of the Methanohalobium evestigatum Z-7303 genome and encodes:
- the smc gene encoding chromosome segregation protein SMC — encoded protein: MYIKEIEFLNFKSFGKKVKIPFFDDFTTISGPNGSGKSNIIDGILFALGLSNSRTMRAEKLTDLIYNPDSSNKPQYAQVKIRFDNSDNEMPVEADEVEITRKIKETGSGYYSYFYFNGKSVSLKDIHNYLAKAKVTPEGYNVVMQGDVTQIITMTPVERRKIIDEIAGVSEFDNKKERAMNELETVREHIERVDIIIEEVNNQLDKLKDERDQALKYQSLKQEKAKYEGFVILSKLKDAKKELESVNSDIESKNNSVEELQKSLDEKNEQLQELEKTLSDLTNQIQNMGEKEQIQIKKDIEEIRGEISRCNGSIEIAENEIQDIDTRRRKTLVDIDDAKSKVEELESKINDEEIRKESINSELSERKNELKLLQSKINDVDAKFAETRDKLSELKNEREQIKNEKSELIREENRLLDAVRRKSAEKRDIENEIQDSKEKIESSDSDTRSVQHEIDKLNEKIESLNKDLDDLESNRSQLKEILNEHEEELRKHQQEYAQVEARVRAAEENSKYSKAVDTVISAKNNKELQGIYGTIAELGQADEKYSTALQIAAGGRMQAVVTENDEDASEAIEYLKRYKAGRATFLPLTKLEKRRPYKDLSDKKGVVGYAIDLIDFDDKFEPAFWYVFRDTLVMDSLENARKLMGGLRIVTLDGELVEKSGAMSGGSKQQRSGLSFAAAEKEKLTKIAEKITEYDSKRNNTIKKLDDVESQISDVKQEINNHENEISKKQMQLEEISSREERLSQFIESKNKELEEIEESRKELKEEMDKVVADKDEKTKKENELDEKISELEEELADSEIPELNEKADNLNEEIQRLEGRIRDTDSNINSLNLDLEYANKRISDDRELIEELDEKKSSHQGRIESFKEKIKELEDSLASKQEREKELGDELKELQDERANKQTEYDNLKKDYNSIKSKFENASNRLQALESTKSSLKEQIDELRSELEQRGIEETEEVPNYETVRTRIASIEKAMEDLEPVNMRAIDEYDEVLNRHEEMKNRRDTLSNEREQILERIEQYENLKKETFMETFNGINKAFSSIFNELSDGTGELALDNYEEPFSGGLTLKAQPKDKSLQRLEAMSGGEKSLTALAFVFAIQSYRPAPFYAFDEIDMFLDGANSERVAQRIKKSVNGAQFIVVSLRKPMIESASRTLGVTMQENNNTSITGVKLY
- a CDS encoding AAA family ATPase, with the translated sequence MKLKRLYVENIRSYEYLDLSFNNGVSVVSGANGSGKSSLLEAFFTGLFGSRTLSKEYVLADMIRKGASKASIYLELEQNGNEYIIEQGFRYDTKNDRAYNSKSVFKSNGNIVVDQATQTYDAVCKLLNMDEEAYRNCVYIRQGEIDILINATPKERQNMIDDLLQIGKLEHYRERASNAKKGVKRHLRDVDNRIKNTESEIEKIKNENPYENLNKLREKSKNIQSKIDELNQKKDSAKSKIDELNNSITTYSELEEKKKSINEEIQDFNTKKTQMYKDIEDIKADISKKRQYLKQLQDKNSELENQIDFNIDDIENTVNKKEEEERVARENLNTVSSNRAIKENELKLKNDTLKDIDKQITESNKNIQKKKESVESVQKEIENFEISMKEWENKKKTALENAISLGFTEDKLDNIDDTMELLNDQQKDLHGRERELQTSISEVEKRLNEHKKLLEKGKCPTCGQDLKNSSIEESTSEDEKQKKSLEEQLSKTREDLKSVQERLKKVKTARKYSKTINDSQNEIQIIQNKIESLKKQIEDYNNNIEEEKTNINELENRKKEVNGLIDELNKEILTLKQKEETAGKEHQKVLNSLDIVKNIRNNLNEYEKIQSDINQLEYKIKSNQDNASLLDSQITERRERLKEIKDKMGDVDIDGLRKTLKQYESAHQNITNEIDKLYQDKDSVLKEAGRLENEINRLNNLHKDLQYLENKKNYLNSVYEDSESLENMYMRIRANLREKNIKALDSLINEIFTFMYSNNAYSHIRLDSDYNFTIYEKDGTPLDPKLLSGGERAIFNLVLRCAIYRLLSYGVSNSSSSSELPPLILDEPTVFLDRGHIHQLIKLIDMMRDSGVGQILIVSHDESLIDSADYVYQVEKDPVTNTSMISAK
- a CDS encoding metallophosphoesterase family protein; its protein translation is MGREIKLLHTADTHIGYRQYQSESRRQDFLDAFSTVINDAIEMQVDAVVHAGDLFDSRNPTLEDILETMRIISRLKSSNIPFLAIVGNHESKQHTQWLDLFEKMGIAVRLGYEPYKIDEVSIFGIDSVPKSKIPYFDYSVFNNYSNNSQYNLLVMHQLMKPFAFGEWDCEEVIEYTPFDVHAILLGDYHKHEKIDVNNTWVTYCGSTERTSSSERETRSYNIVTINDSGIDISRRNLPTRDFEFIPVTIKDKDNAYDDIFNTVKEYNIENSVTIVEISGDPNITISYSEIEDYLLNQGALVPRIRDLRTGSDELDEISMDVSFSDPDEAVREELKNMNLTKGGLLVDEIVRDMKIVKSNIDSKIDDEMEKLLEDIDFTNPVPSSSNTETQNQNEPCKDHSNDSQDNKDNPIETGTITDKKNESENEQTSVTTESSENYNKEQPSDVIKDDTKNKPNNVLENSGYNWVEDRTDNKKHQKKKATHKKSAPKQHNLGDYL